The candidate division WOR-3 bacterium genome includes a region encoding these proteins:
- a CDS encoding T9SS type A sorting domain-containing protein, translated as MEEGRTSPNLNSEVVARPNPFTTATTIRCAAPLSLRDDLRLYDAAGSLVRTLPAGGSRVLSGYGLKPGVYVLRAGEQSTRMVRAAD; from the coding sequence ATCGAAGAGGGTCGCACTTCGCCCAACCTGAACTCAGAGGTTGTCGCGAGACCGAACCCGTTCACGACCGCCACGACGATACGCTGCGCCGCACCGCTGTCGCTCCGAGACGACCTGCGTCTCTATGACGCGGCCGGCAGTCTCGTACGCACGCTACCGGCAGGAGGTTCCCGCGTCCTCAGCGGCTACGGCCTCAAGCCGGGCGTATACGTCCTCCGCGCCGGAGAACAGAGCACGCGCATGGTAAGGGCCGCCGACTAG